The following are encoded in a window of Novosphingobium sp. ZN18A2 genomic DNA:
- the glyS gene encoding glycine--tRNA ligase subunit beta, giving the protein MSDFLLELRCEEIPARMQAGARADLEKLLRKEMDAAGVAVGEVAVWSTPRRLALIARDLPRATEAVSEEAKGPPADAPDQAVEGFCRKNGVTRDQLEVRDVKGRPTFFAVTEKPGRQTGDVLGEAIPAIVRAFPWPKSMRWGAASLSTESLRWVRPLSGIVALLDQDVVECEVGGIASGQVTRGHRFHYSGDVVIDGAHDYADKLRQAHVIVDHAEREALIRDRAREVASEAGLTLVEDEGLVIENAGLTEWPVPMLGRFEEDFLEVPPEVIQLTARVNQKYFVCEDKQGKLANAFVCTANIDAIDGGTAIVDGNRKVLAARLSDARFFWDQDRKVPLAEQAKKLERITFHEKLGTVADKVERVAKLARWLVESDIVVPAKAGTAAGSAQPTAMPASAGMTKEQLADMAEQAARLCKADLVTEMVGEFPELQGLMGGYYARAEGLPGEVADAIRDHYKPVGQGDEVPTAPVTVAVSLADKLDTLAGFFYGEMPPSGSKDPFALRRAAIGFLSVIQSNDIRLPLLLAGLFAASNVGFREQISPLARIWPTVDSIAKLRTALGWREMFDPLIEAATKQSNEQASLIMIRSKAATMDLLDFFADRLKVQQREAGVRHDLIDAVFALGGEDDLVRLLARVHALQAFIGTEDGTNLLAGYKRAANILKKEDYPSSTVTPAEAGVSGGGASPAAMPASAGMTNPLSYTPEPAEKALMDALDTAEPRADAAVAAEDFTAAMEALASLRAPIDAFFDSVTVNDADEEKRAARLALLDRFRAAVHKVADFSRIEG; this is encoded by the coding sequence ATGTCTGATTTCCTCCTTGAATTGCGCTGCGAGGAAATCCCCGCGCGGATGCAGGCCGGCGCGCGGGCCGATCTTGAAAAGCTGCTGCGCAAGGAAATGGACGCGGCGGGCGTTGCGGTGGGTGAGGTCGCGGTGTGGTCCACGCCGCGCCGCCTTGCCCTGATCGCGCGCGATCTTCCCAGGGCGACCGAAGCCGTCAGCGAAGAGGCCAAGGGGCCGCCCGCCGACGCGCCGGACCAGGCCGTGGAAGGGTTTTGCCGCAAGAACGGCGTAACGCGCGACCAGCTGGAAGTGCGCGACGTGAAGGGGCGGCCAACGTTCTTCGCAGTCACCGAAAAGCCGGGACGCCAGACCGGAGACGTTCTGGGCGAAGCGATCCCTGCGATCGTGCGCGCGTTTCCGTGGCCGAAGTCCATGCGCTGGGGCGCGGCATCGCTTTCGACCGAAAGCCTGCGCTGGGTGCGCCCGCTTTCGGGCATCGTCGCGCTGCTGGATCAGGACGTGGTCGAATGCGAGGTGGGCGGCATCGCGTCCGGCCAGGTCACGCGCGGCCACCGCTTCCACTATTCGGGTGATGTCGTGATCGACGGCGCGCACGACTATGCGGACAAGCTGCGGCAGGCCCACGTGATCGTGGATCATGCAGAGCGAGAAGCGCTGATCCGTGACCGTGCGCGCGAAGTGGCCAGCGAGGCCGGCCTCACGCTGGTCGAGGACGAAGGGCTGGTCATCGAGAATGCGGGGTTGACCGAATGGCCGGTGCCGATGCTCGGCCGTTTCGAAGAGGACTTCCTTGAGGTTCCGCCCGAGGTCATCCAGCTCACCGCGCGCGTCAACCAGAAGTATTTCGTGTGCGAGGATAAGCAGGGCAAGCTGGCCAACGCCTTCGTCTGCACCGCGAATATCGACGCGATCGACGGCGGTACGGCCATCGTCGACGGCAACCGCAAGGTGCTGGCCGCCCGCCTTTCGGACGCGCGCTTCTTCTGGGACCAGGACCGCAAGGTGCCGCTGGCCGAGCAGGCGAAGAAGCTGGAACGCATCACCTTCCACGAGAAGCTGGGCACCGTGGCCGACAAGGTGGAGCGCGTGGCCAAGCTGGCGCGCTGGCTGGTGGAATCCGATATCGTCGTCCCGGCGAAAGCCGGGACCGCTGCCGGCAGCGCGCAACCGACGGCGATGCCAGCTTCCGCTGGCATGACGAAAGAACAACTGGCCGACATGGCCGAACAGGCCGCGCGCCTGTGCAAGGCGGACCTTGTTACCGAAATGGTCGGCGAGTTTCCCGAACTGCAAGGCCTGATGGGCGGCTATTACGCCCGCGCCGAGGGCTTGCCCGGCGAAGTGGCCGACGCGATCCGCGATCACTACAAGCCGGTGGGGCAGGGCGACGAAGTGCCCACTGCGCCGGTGACGGTGGCGGTATCGCTGGCGGATAAGCTGGATACGTTGGCTGGGTTCTTCTATGGTGAAATGCCTCCTAGCGGTTCTAAAGACCCGTTCGCATTGCGTCGTGCAGCGATAGGCTTCCTCTCGGTAATTCAATCCAACGACATTAGACTCCCTCTGTTGCTGGCCGGGCTATTCGCCGCGTCAAACGTCGGGTTTCGTGAGCAAATATCGCCGCTTGCTCGAATTTGGCCGACTGTCGATTCTATCGCAAAATTGCGAACAGCACTCGGTTGGCGCGAGATGTTCGATCCGTTGATCGAAGCTGCGACCAAACAGTCTAATGAACAGGCTAGTTTGATAATGATCCGGTCCAAGGCAGCAACTATGGACCTTCTCGACTTCTTCGCCGACCGCCTCAAGGTCCAGCAACGCGAAGCAGGCGTCCGCCACGATCTGATCGACGCGGTCTTCGCGCTCGGTGGGGAAGACGATCTCGTCCGCCTGCTCGCCCGCGTCCATGCGCTGCAAGCCTTCATCGGCACCGAAGACGGCACCAATCTGCTCGCCGGATACAAGCGCGCCGCGAACATTCTGAAGAAGGAAGACTACCCATCCTCCACCGTCACCCCAGCGGAAGCTGGGGTCTCGGGCGGGGGCGCGTCTCCGGCAGCGATGCCAGCGTCCGCTGGCATGACGAATCCCCTGTCCTACACGCCCGAACCTGCGGAAAAGGCGCTGATGGACGCTCTCGACACCGCCGAACCCCGCGCCGACGCGGCCGTGGCCGCGGAAGATTTTACCGCCGCGATGGAAGCGCTCGCTTCGCTGCGCGCCCCGATTGACGCTTTCTTCGATTCCGTCACCGTCAACGACGCCGACGAAGAAAAGCGCGCCGCGCGCCTCGCCTTGCTTGACCGCTTTCGTGCTGCAGTGCACAAAGTGGCCGATTTCAGCCGTATCGAAGGCTGA
- a CDS encoding glycine--tRNA ligase subunit alpha: protein MNSVAETTVSSSGRKVLSLQDMILRLHAFWSEQGCLILQPYDMRMGAGTFHTATTLRALGPEPWNAAFVQPCRRPTDGRYGENPNRLQHYYQYQVILKPSPENLQELYLKSLREIGIDPLLHDIRFVEDDWESPTLGAWGLGWEVWCDGMEVTQFTYFQQMGGFDCKPVAGELTYGLERLAMYIQGVDSVYDLAFNNHGVTYGDVFLENEKQMSKWNFEVADTESLFEGFRRAEAECQLCLENNVPIAAYEQAIEASHLFNLLQARGVISVQERASYMGRVRDLARGSCEAYMAKELPRWESEYPGWTK from the coding sequence ATGAATAGCGTCGCCGAAACGACTGTCAGTTCTTCCGGCAGGAAGGTGCTGAGCCTGCAGGACATGATCCTGCGCCTCCATGCGTTCTGGAGCGAGCAGGGCTGCCTGATCCTTCAGCCTTATGACATGCGCATGGGCGCGGGCACGTTCCACACCGCCACCACGCTGCGCGCGCTGGGGCCGGAGCCGTGGAACGCGGCGTTCGTGCAGCCCTGCCGCCGCCCGACCGACGGCCGCTATGGCGAAAACCCCAACCGGCTTCAGCACTATTACCAGTACCAGGTGATCCTGAAGCCAAGCCCCGAAAACCTGCAGGAGCTTTACCTGAAGAGCCTGCGCGAAATCGGCATCGATCCTCTGCTGCACGATATCCGCTTTGTGGAGGACGACTGGGAATCGCCCACGCTGGGCGCCTGGGGGCTGGGCTGGGAAGTCTGGTGTGACGGGATGGAAGTGACGCAGTTCACCTATTTCCAGCAGATGGGCGGTTTTGATTGCAAGCCGGTGGCGGGCGAGCTGACTTACGGCCTTGAACGGCTGGCGATGTATATCCAGGGCGTGGACAGCGTTTACGACCTGGCCTTCAACAATCACGGCGTGACCTATGGCGACGTGTTTCTCGAGAACGAGAAGCAGATGTCGAAGTGGAACTTCGAGGTCGCCGATACCGAAAGCCTGTTCGAAGGTTTCCGCCGGGCAGAGGCCGAATGCCAGCTCTGCCTTGAAAACAATGTGCCCATCGCCGCGTACGAACAGGCGATCGAGGCGAGCCACCTGTTCAACCTGCTGCAGGCGCGCGGCGTGATCAGCGTGCAGGAACGCGCCAGCTACATGGGCCGCGTGCGCGACCTCGCGCGCGGATCGTGCGAGGCTTACATGGCAAAGGAACTTCCGCGCTGGGAAAGCGAATATCCGGGGTGGACGAAGTGA
- a CDS encoding TraB/GumN family protein: MRIPFLARAIAAFTAVSLSATPVLAQTQTLPAPVSPTQVPAADKEVSAPLHPALWVVKDDDTTIYLFGTMHVLKPGLNWFNGPIARALDNSGQLVTEILDPTGADTQSAVLSRAVLPADKDLRTMMDDKQRTAYEALLARIKLPSAAFDRFKPWYVAVVLSSLPLIKHGLDPKSGAEALLEKKAREDGKPQGALETVDYQLGLFDSLPYDAQLAYLSAVVDEYDQVVPQIDALVKAWGNGDAEALAKQMNSDMDDPRLKQTLLIQRNEHWAKWIAERLAKPGTVFVAVGAGHLAGDGSVQDQLKGLGIKTARVQ, from the coding sequence ATGAGGATCCCGTTTCTTGCGCGCGCCATCGCCGCGTTCACCGCCGTCAGCCTTTCCGCAACGCCCGTTCTCGCCCAGACGCAGACGCTTCCCGCCCCGGTATCGCCCACGCAGGTTCCCGCTGCGGACAAAGAGGTTTCCGCACCGCTGCATCCCGCGTTGTGGGTGGTGAAGGACGATGACACCACGATCTATCTGTTCGGCACGATGCACGTGCTCAAGCCCGGACTGAACTGGTTCAACGGCCCGATTGCGCGCGCGCTGGACAATTCGGGCCAGCTTGTCACCGAAATCCTCGACCCGACCGGGGCCGACACGCAATCGGCCGTCCTTTCCCGCGCGGTGCTGCCCGCGGACAAGGATCTGCGCACCATGATGGATGACAAGCAGCGCACCGCTTACGAAGCGCTGCTGGCCCGTATCAAGCTGCCGTCCGCCGCCTTCGACCGTTTCAAGCCGTGGTATGTGGCGGTGGTGCTGTCCTCCCTGCCGCTGATCAAGCACGGGCTCGATCCGAAAAGCGGAGCCGAGGCGCTGCTGGAAAAGAAGGCGCGCGAAGACGGCAAGCCCCAGGGCGCGCTGGAAACGGTCGACTATCAGCTGGGCCTGTTCGATTCGCTGCCCTACGATGCGCAGCTTGCCTATCTTTCGGCGGTGGTGGACGAATACGACCAGGTGGTTCCGCAGATCGACGCGCTGGTAAAGGCATGGGGCAACGGCGATGCCGAGGCGCTTGCCAAACAGATGAATTCCGACATGGACGATCCGCGCCTGAAACAGACCTTGCTGATCCAGCGCAACGAACACTGGGCGAAATGGATCGCCGAACGCCTGGCAAAACCCGGCACCGTGTTCGTGGCGGTTGGCGCCGGGCACCTTGCGGGCGACGGCAGCGTTCAGGACCAGCTCAAGGGTCTGGGAATCAAGACCGCCCGCGTGCAATAG
- a CDS encoding TraB/GumN family protein, which translates to MSLLRNVLLAGLVLLVSACGGADDRGPAQPAPRVALWEIADASGPRAWIMGTVHALPAGTRWRSKAIDDSVAASDRIVFEIGQELDEKIAGEALARLAFTRGLPPPSHRIDAKYRPDLAATYRELGLDDASFADEESWAVALQLAAIAGRKEGIDPEHGVEPELRRMAGSKPIKGFETIDSQFAIFDRLPASDQKVLLEQVASDAASPEDEDTDMMKMWLRGDTEGIDRESRKGFLADNGLRDALLIRRNQNWARQLDKLLQGGARPFVAVGASHVSGPDGLPAIMAQHGWTVRRIQ; encoded by the coding sequence ATGTCGTTGCTTCGTAACGTCCTGCTGGCCGGTCTGGTCCTGCTCGTCTCCGCGTGCGGCGGGGCGGACGATCGCGGACCCGCGCAACCCGCGCCGCGCGTCGCGCTGTGGGAAATCGCCGACGCTTCCGGCCCGCGTGCATGGATCATGGGCACGGTCCACGCCCTGCCCGCCGGAACGCGCTGGCGCAGCAAGGCGATAGACGACTCGGTGGCCGCATCGGACCGGATCGTGTTCGAGATCGGGCAGGAACTGGACGAGAAGATCGCGGGCGAAGCGCTGGCAAGGCTGGCCTTCACGCGCGGCCTGCCGCCGCCTTCGCACCGGATCGACGCGAAATACCGGCCCGATCTTGCCGCGACCTATCGCGAACTGGGGCTGGACGATGCATCCTTCGCGGACGAGGAAAGCTGGGCGGTGGCCCTGCAACTCGCCGCGATTGCCGGGCGCAAGGAAGGCATCGATCCGGAACACGGGGTTGAACCCGAACTGCGCCGGATGGCGGGAAGCAAGCCCATAAAGGGTTTCGAGACGATCGACAGCCAGTTTGCGATCTTCGACCGCCTTCCCGCGTCCGACCAGAAGGTTCTGCTGGAACAGGTCGCCAGCGACGCGGCAAGTCCCGAAGACGAAGACACCGACATGATGAAGATGTGGCTGCGCGGCGATACCGAGGGAATAGACCGCGAATCGCGCAAGGGATTCCTTGCCGATAACGGCTTGCGCGATGCGTTGCTGATCCGCCGCAACCAGAACTGGGCACGGCAACTGGACAAACTGCTGCAAGGCGGCGCCCGGCCCTTCGTGGCTGTGGGCGCATCGCACGTTTCGGGGCCGGACGGGTTGCCCGCGATCATGGCGCAGCATGGCTGGACGGTGCGGCGCATCCAGTAA